A stretch of the Balearica regulorum gibbericeps isolate bBalReg1 chromosome 25, bBalReg1.pri, whole genome shotgun sequence genome encodes the following:
- the LOC142605214 gene encoding uncharacterized protein LOC142605214: MAAGGGGGGARRGLLKRKPNFTLQEIDILMSEVLKYEQLLFGAAASTVNAYEKQKIWWRITNKINAAGRNQRDIGEVKNRWRGLRRRANDKITRHRQERQGPAARPAVRPGNGNGNGNGSGPGPPELGPGPAPGWGPRGAAGIDPPLLSVEVVAPHGVKEEAVKEEPVEVKTEPFHSPAADSIPGRGTERRLPHAGICPPSELCEGWSRSPPRPAPPELSLSDLGGQQEPLGSDFPSILFEQEAEHLNNCGTGEPVPPGTMGLSDGAPDCTQLTPAEKRIVQSNERLVQEMRAFRREYAESRRETTSVLRVIAQALGGLSRSLAEIRDLYLREQAVPKP; this comes from the exons atggcggcgggcggcggcggcggcggggcgcggcgggggctGCTGAAGCGGAAGCCGAACTTCACGCTGCAGGAGATCGACATCCTGATGAGCGAGGTGCTCAAGTACGAGCAGCTGCTCTTCGGCGCCGCCGCCAGCACCGTTAACGCCTACGAGAAGCAGAAGATCTGGTGGCGCATCACCAACAAGATCAACGCCGCCGGCCGCAACCAGCGCGATATCGGTGAGGTGAAGAACCGGTGGCGGGGGCTGCGCCGTCGGGCCAACGATAAGATCACCCGGCACcggcaggagaggcagggacCCGCCGCTCGACCTGCCGTCAGACCCGGCAACGGCAATGGCAACGGCAACGGTTCCGGGCCAGGCCCGCCGGAGCTCGGCCCCGGGCCCGCTCCCGGTTGGGGACCGCGAGGCGCCGCCGGCATCGACCCGCCGCTCCTCAGCGTCGAGGTGGTGGCGCCGCACG GCGTCAAGGAGGAGGCAGTGAAGGAGGAGCCGGTGGAGGTGAAGACTGAGCCCTTCCACAGCCCAGCCGCTGACAGCATCCCTGGCCGCGGCACCGAACGCCGACTACCCCATGCCGGCATCTGCCCACCCAGTGAGCTGTGTGAGGGCTGGAGCCggagccccccccgccccgcacccCCTGAACTCTCCCTCAGTGACCTGGGCGGGCAGCAGGAGCCATTGGGCTCCGATTTCCCGAGCATCCTCTTCGAGCAAGAGGCTGAGCATCTCAATAACTGCGGCACGGGTGAACCGGTACCCCCCGGGACGATGGGGCTGTCGGATGGGGCACCCGACTGCACCCAGCTCACACCGGCTGAAAAACGCATTGTCCAGTCTAACGAACGGCTGGTCCAGGAGATGCGAGCTTTCCGACGGGAATATGCTGAGAGCCGCCGGGAGACCACCTCCGTCCTGCGTGTCATCGCCCAGGCACTGGGCGGCCTCAGCCGCAGCCTGGCCGAAATCCGTGACCTCTACCTCCGAGAGCAGGCGGTCCCCAAACCCTGA